In the Drosophila biarmipes strain raj3 chromosome X, RU_DBia_V1.1, whole genome shotgun sequence genome, one interval contains:
- the LOC108023731 gene encoding B-cell CLL/lymphoma 7 protein family member A, with protein sequence MSRSVRAETRSRAKDDIKRVMQAVDKVRHWEKKWVTISDTTMKIYKWVPIASASEKKSKLEASPGSAAARRPPTGSGVAPVGGSKSDKENSQKGTPTPPQITPSYQGLTAEDSNTCFSVVSDSQGADFVSSMPFSEDSNSQGSDGPVKRLKTSD encoded by the exons ATGTCGCGCAGCGTGCGGGCGGAGACCCGCAGCCGGGCCAAGGATGACATCAAGCGAGTGATGCAGGCGGTGGACAAGGTGCGCCACTGGGAGAAGAAGTGGGTGACCATCAGCGACACCACCATGAAGATCTACAAATGGGTGCCCATCGCCTCCGCCAGCGAGAAGAAGTCCAAGCTGGAGGCCTCGCCGGGATCGGCCGCTGCCCGGCGACCGCCCACCGGCTCGGGAGTGGCGCCCGTCGGCGGCAGCAAGAGCGACAAGGAGAACTCGCAGAAGGGCACGCCCACGCCACCCCAGATCACGCCCAGCTACCAGGGACTCACCGCCGAGGACTCCAACACCT GTTTCTCCGTCGTGTCCGACAGCCAGGGCGCCGACTTCGTGTCTAGCATGCCCTTCTCCGAGGACTCGAACTCGCAGGGCAGCGATGGACCCGTGAAGCGCCTGAAGACGAGCGACTAG